AGCCATTATCGCCCGCACCGACGGCTCTAGAAGGTGAAGCGTCCGTGCGCTTCGGTGACGTGGAAAGCtctccaccgagtccacACTCCTTCAGCGACCCCTCAGCCAAGAAAGTGTGGAGCGATCCACTATTCAGACCCGACTTGgttgactttctctctctctctttcctgtCTTGACCACTGACTGTGACCCCAGCAGAACATCAATCGCAATGTCAGACCCTATTCCCTCCGCGACAGCGAACCCTGATGCTGTAGTCCAGCAAGTCCCGTCCAATGCAGAAGATCGCaaagctgctgctgctcttgGCTCGCTGAACACGGAGGGAGTCTCAAGTGAGGCCGCTCCTTCAAAAGGACTCACCAATGCCCAACAAGAAGCCTTGAATAAGGCTATGAGCCGCTTAGAAGTCGCCGCCGGTCAAACGTCAAATAGtaagaagaagatggcggaGACGCAAAAGAAGCAGCCCGAAACGCAGAAAAAGGCGGTCAAGGTGAACGCAGCCGATGTGACGTTGCTGGTATGGTCGTGTTGCTCGATTACGGAGATTACTTGGAGACGCTGGATGAACATGCTAACCGTTTCTCATTCTGGAACAGGTTGAGCAGCTCGAGTTAAACAAAAACAAGGCTACGGATCTTCTCAGAGCTCACGAGGGGGATGTGACCCGTGCCATCAAAGCATATATCGCACCCTCCATTCGAACGTAATTCGGCCGCTGTCAAGGTCCATAAGATAAGTGGTGAGGATCTTTTGGGTGATATGCAGGGTGCatattgggggggggggggggggaagggtctAAATTCAAACGCTCAACCATGCTCCCTGAACCCTTGATCGCTTGATTGGATGAATCTATGCGTTTTCACATGGTTGGTTTCGAGCCAGGCTACATGGCATTATTCGGCTGTTGCAATGGAGCTCAATTTTCATATTTGTAACGCAGTATATTTGAGCCAAGTCCACCTTTTCTATGTAGAGCTGTGCAGGACCAGGCGGATTGTGCGAGGTCAAGACTGCCACACGTCGTTGGAGTGAGGCTGAACTGGGCATCCCGTGGGAGCGACGAATACCCGGTTGGGGCCCTTCTCCCAAGTAATATCGCCATTGGGCTCGACCTTGTAGTACTTGTACTCAAAGGGTGTGCCTGCTGGGATGAACTCGACACTGGCGAACCACAAGTTTTGATCTTGCGTGTAGAGGTTTGCGGTGAGTGGGAAGCCTTTCTTGGCGTCCCAGTTACCCAGCGCAGTAATGTTGCCACTCATGAAGACGTTCTCTCCATAGTAAGTGTTCTCAATCAGATAGAACGTGATAGGCACGATATCCTTAGCAGGGATGCACTTAGTCTTGGACGAGAAGGTTGCCGTGGGCGCCTTATAAGTACCCACAACAGGGGAGGCTGAACAAGTGGTTGGGACTTTGTTTGCCGACTTTGCGCCCCAGGAGGGAGGAACCACGGCATCGCGGCGTTGCGTGGCCGTCAAGAAAGAGGCAAATGACCAAGTCAGGTCGTTCGCAGAGAGAGGAGTAGCCGTGTTGCGATCGTATTGCTCGGCCAGAGATCCATTAGAAGGAGTGTACTGCTGCACCAACTGGATGAACCCGTCCGCATACGCCTTGATGGACTGGGTCAGGCTCTTGAAGGTCTTGCTGTTCCTCGGGTACGAGCCAATTTTCACGGTCGCGTCAAAGTCTTTGAAGAATGACAACGAGGTCTCCGAGACTTCAAGTTTGCCAAGTCTGTCCCACTGGTACAAGGCGTCGTAAAGCAATTCAGATGCGCCTAAGGTGGCGAGATACCTGTGATTCGGTCAGTTTACAAGATTGGGAGCTTGGGGCATATGTGAATTACGGACCATGGATTGCCTCCTTGGTAAACATCCTCGGGGTAGCGGCCAACGTTGGCAGCCGATCCCTCTGCAAGGCCCGCATTAATCTTGTAGATAGAGCGGAAGGAATCCACATAAACCTTGTGGTTTGCCAAAGCGCGGGCAGAACAAGGCTGGAAAGTTGCATCGTCACAGGCTGCTTCGGGATCAAAGGTATGAATGCTTCCCAGGACAGAGTCCAGGTCGATACCAGAGCGGCTTGCTTGCGTGTTGATGTTGGAGGTGATGTACTTTCCGTTCCAGAAACTCTGCAGGAAGCACAAAATCTGGGGAGGCTGAGAATCACAGGCATCGCAGGACTTGCCGAGCTTCTTCGCCAGTTGCGAGCCTTCAACAAGGGCTCGGTGCTGGACCGCAATC
The nucleotide sequence above comes from Penicillium oxalicum strain HP7-1 chromosome II, whole genome shotgun sequence. Encoded proteins:
- a CDS encoding Glucoamylase, encoding MRLTLLSGVAGVLCAGQLTAARPDPKGGNLTPFIHKEGERSLQGILDNLGGRGKKTPGTAAGLFIASPNTENPDYYYTWTRDSALTAKCLIDLFEDSRAKFPIDRKYLETGIRDYVSSQAILQSVSNPSGTLKDGSGLGEPKFEIDLNPFSGAWGRPQRDGPALRATAMITYANYLISHGQRSDVSQVMWPIIANDLAYVGQYWNNTGFDLWEEVDGSSFFTIAVQHRALVEGSQLAKKLGKSCDACDSQPPQILCFLQSFWNGKYITSNINTQASRSGIDLDSVLGSIHTFDPEAACDDATFQPCSARALANHKVYVDSFRSIYKINAGLAEGSAANVGRYPEDVYQGGNPWYLATLGASELLYDALYQWDRLGKLEVSETSLSFFKDFDATVKIGSYPRNSKTFKSLTQSIKAYADGFIQLVQQYTPSNGSLAEQYDRNTATPLSANDLTWSFASFLTATQRRDAVVPPSWGAKSANKVPTTCSASPVVGTYKAPTATFSSKTKCIPAKDIVPITFYLIENTYYGENVFMSGNITALGNWDAKKGFPLTANLYTQDQNLWFASVEFIPAGTPFEYKYYKVEPNGDITWEKGPNRVFVAPTGCPVQPHSNDVWQS